From the Planktothricoides raciborskii GIHE-MW2 genome, the window AAACATCTAATGCAGATAAGTATCGAATGTGATCTGATCCGATTGATAACCGGGGGGTTCAATGTGAATTAAGATGCGGGCGGGGGCTAGTTTGGCTTGTAAACGGGCTTCTACTTCTTCGGTGATGCGGTGGGCGGTTTCCACGTCTTTGGCATTGACAATCATGTGCATTTCAATAAAGACTTGGCGACCCAAGACCCCACGGGAGGCGATGTCGTGACAGTTGAGCACTCCAGGAACTTGCATGGCGATCGCCTGTATTGCTTCTGGTGCCACAGCCATTTCATCCACTAACCAAGGCAAATTTTCCGTCAGCACTTCCCAACCACTTTTAAACACTAATAAGGCGACGGGAAATGCCAGCACCACATCCAGCCATTGCAACTGGGGCAAGTTCCACATATTCCCTTGCCAAACGCCGATTAATCCGGCAATCACTAACATCGTCACCCAAACATCGCTCATGGTATGTTTGGCGTCTGCTACCAAAATACT encodes:
- a CDS encoding cation diffusion facilitator family transporter; translated protein: MTTDNRTEVRKVLLITLGLNVLVMMIKVVVGTWTGSLSLLADALHSVTDSANNVLGLITNRLASPEPDRHHPYGHQKFDAVGALGIAAFLGVACFEILRGAVDRLLNGGDQVKIAPNELWLLLIVLGINIFVAFYERAVGTRIGSSILVADAKHTMSDVWVTMLVIAGLIGVWQGNMWNLPQLQWLDVVLAFPVALLVFKSGWEVLTENLPWLVDEMAVAPEAIQAIAMQVPGVLNCHDIASRGVLGRQVFIEMHMIVNAKDVETAHRITEEVEARLQAKLAPARILIHIEPPGYQSDQITFDTYLH